One part of the Enterococcus sp. DIV1094 genome encodes these proteins:
- a CDS encoding ISL3 family transposase produces MENSIKKMLRLTDKYLTIQDVSYETFHQTNTLVIDAVLAPPTSACLTCGSAVRDSKGKTVIVKNGKKMTCIRFDQFNHLPLIMRLKKQRYHCRNCHTHWTAQSYFVRPNHSIAEHVKMKIIALLTEKVSLSFIAKHCQVSIPTVTRILKSLKTYLPKQAKRHLPKVLMVDEFRSHVSSEDKMSFICADGETGQLVDILPTRKLSRLTTYFQTCVNPSDVDYLVTDMNAAYFQLTKKVFPHAKLVIDRFHVVKHMNQAFQDFRVREMKRLIASGNRTMPRKLKSHWRLLTKNRKNINHTEYKTWRSFRAPKYPYLTEAMVLDRLLSASTALKVAYQAFHELADAFRDKDHESFFTLLHQLPETLDKEFRLKLQNLLSYEEGIRHSLIYPYSNGKIEAKNTHIKTLKRVSYGFKSFENMRIRIFLTNQVIHVK; encoded by the coding sequence ATGGAAAATTCTATCAAAAAAATGCTCCGATTAACAGATAAATATTTAACCATCCAAGATGTTTCTTACGAAACGTTCCATCAAACCAATACTTTAGTTATTGACGCAGTGTTAGCTCCTCCTACTTCTGCTTGTTTGACTTGTGGCTCTGCCGTGAGAGATTCGAAGGGGAAAACGGTCATTGTCAAAAATGGCAAGAAAATGACCTGCATTCGTTTCGATCAATTCAACCATTTACCGCTAATCATGCGGCTGAAGAAACAACGTTATCACTGTAGAAACTGCCATACCCATTGGACAGCCCAAAGCTATTTTGTTCGGCCAAATCATTCGATTGCCGAGCATGTAAAAATGAAAATCATTGCTTTACTCACCGAAAAGGTCTCCTTATCTTTTATCGCAAAGCATTGCCAGGTGTCTATTCCAACGGTGACGCGTATTTTGAAGTCGTTAAAAACCTATTTACCAAAACAAGCCAAGCGCCACCTGCCCAAAGTATTGATGGTCGATGAATTTCGTTCCCATGTATCCTCAGAAGATAAGATGAGTTTTATTTGTGCCGATGGGGAAACCGGGCAATTAGTTGATATCTTACCCACTCGAAAATTGTCTCGGTTGACCACTTATTTCCAGACATGTGTGAATCCATCTGACGTCGACTATTTAGTTACTGATATGAATGCGGCGTATTTTCAACTAACAAAAAAAGTATTTCCTCATGCCAAACTGGTCATTGATCGTTTTCATGTGGTCAAACACATGAATCAAGCGTTCCAAGATTTTCGTGTCCGTGAAATGAAACGCCTGATTGCTTCGGGCAATCGGACAATGCCAAGGAAATTAAAAAGCCATTGGCGCTTACTCACCAAAAATCGGAAGAATATCAACCACACAGAATATAAAACTTGGCGTAGCTTTCGTGCCCCAAAGTATCCTTACCTGACAGAAGCCATGGTGCTTGACCGTTTATTAAGTGCTTCAACTGCCTTGAAAGTCGCCTATCAAGCGTTCCATGAACTAGCGGATGCCTTTCGTGACAAAGACCACGAGTCATTTTTCACTCTCTTGCATCAGTTACCAGAAACATTAGATAAAGAATTTCGGCTAAAACTACAAAATCTTCTGAGCTATGAAGAAGGGATTCGTCATTCTTTGATTTATCCTTACTCTAATGGGAAAATTGAAGCAAAAAACACCCACATCAAAACACTCAAACGAGTGTCTTATGGCTTTAAATCATTTGAGAACATGCGCATCCGAATCTTTTTGACGAATCAAGTCATTCACGTCAAATAA